One Prunus dulcis chromosome 8, ALMONDv2, whole genome shotgun sequence DNA window includes the following coding sequences:
- the LOC117638352 gene encoding protein MAINTENANCE OF MERISTEMS-like, producing the protein MRKKPSTNKTTSQKRCKGKGVTTPVERNKAAKGNNNSSVVTSERGSSSTAYHSNPADHPLFGVRRYIHKNHNSSDPVLHVNVTDHLSYKNTLTHIKGCGNNTLCGLWYRHELPPRVKEKVDSVGFSNFAILLGTKGRRDKHLLMALAERWWDTTHTFHLDEVGELTMTPKDFSAITGLPVCGKSLEYDMEAHTKIEEVVRLFGDPIRSILNAKMKCRDIVNKYKRWKPQTPEQEDQLTRVFILAVLGSSLCNDKSDSVYLYYMPSLAKIEEIKDYNRGGAGLACLYLSMDALSRGLVASTGGYWQAWEVSHFMLVDLMIITIACDVVMLLS; encoded by the exons ATGAGGAAGAAGCCCTCGACGAATAAGACAACTTCCCAGAAACGCTGCAAAGGCAAAGGTGTAACTACCCCGGTGGAGCGGAACAAGGCAGCAAAGGGAAACAACAACAGTTCTGTTGTAACCAGTGAGCGGGGTTCCAGTTCCACAGCATACCACTCAAATCCTGCTGATCACCCTTTGTTTGGCGTGAGGCGATACATACACAAGAACCACAACTCATCGGATCCTGTGCTACATGTCAATGTCACTGACCATTTATCTTATAAG AATACTTTGACACACATTAAGGGATGCGGAAACAACACACTCTGTGGTTTATGGTATCGGCACGAATTGCCTCCTCGAGTTAAGGAGAAAGTAGATTCTGTGGGGTTTTCAAACTTTGCAATTTTACTTGGAACAAAGGGAAGAAGAGACAAACACCTCCTGATGGCATTGGCGGAGCGGTGGTGGGACACAACACATACATTCCATCTAGATGAGGTCGGGGAGCTTACCATGACCCCAAAGGACTTCAGTGCCATCACGGGTTTACCCGTATGTGGGAAGTCTTTAGAGTATGACATGGAGGCTCATACCAAAATTGAGGAGGTGGTGAGGCTTTTTGGGGACCCCATTCGAAGCATCCTTAATGCCAAGATGAAATGCAGGGACATTGTTAATAAGTACAAGAGGTGGAAGCCTCAAACCCCTGAACAAGAAGACCAGTTAACACGTGTCTTCATTCTTGCAGTGCTTGGCAGCAGTTTGTGCAATGATAAGAGTGATtctgtatatttatattacaTGCCAAGCCTGGCTAAAATTGAGGAAATTAAAGACTATAATAGGGGAGGGGCTGGGTTGGCATGCTTGTATCTGTCAATGGATGCTCTTTCTCGAGGGCTAGTGGCAAGCACAGGAGGTTATTGGCAAGCATGGGAGGTGAGTCATTTTATGTTGGTCGATTTAATGATTATTACAATTGCTTGTGATGTGGTAATGTTGTTGTCATAG
- the LOC117638351 gene encoding mitotic apparatus protein p62-like, producing the protein MAARTIISELRQGTHTQHNHNPLARKEIADAEDDFGFVYGDDEENDNGFQTSSEDGEEDEENVEDEEDEEDEENVEDEEVEENGDEDENDQEDEEDEVSVEETTTKPPPPNTKGKGAVAIKGKGKASPQKRKTSLPEPEPEPHPISKRLRLRKKT; encoded by the exons ATGGCTGCTAGGACAATCATAAGTGAGCTTCGACAG GGGACACACACTCAACACAATCATAACCCCCTTGCTAGAAAAGAAATTGCTGATGCGGAAGATGACTTTGGTTTTGTATATGGGGATGATGAGGAGAACGATAACGGTTTTCAGACATCAAGTGAGGATGGTGAGGAGGATGAGGAAAACGTggaggatgaggaggatgaGGAAGATGAGGAAAACGTGGAGGATGAGGAGGTCGAGGAAAACGGGGACGAGGATGAAAATGACCAGGAGGACGAGGAAGATGAGGTATCAGTGGAGGAGACCACAACCAAGCCACCACCCCCTAACACCAAAGGAAAAGGAGCTGTGGCGATTAAAGGAAAAGGCAAAGCATCACCACAGAAACGCAAGACCTCTTTGCCGGAACCAGAACCAGAACCACACCCTATTAGTAAGAGGCTAAGGCTAAGGAAGAAAACATAA